In the Sulfobacillus thermosulfidooxidans DSM 9293 genome, AGGGCTAAACCCGCTTTTTTTCCAGCACTGCGGATCATGTCTAAGGCCCGTTGCACATGGGGTGTGGCCTCATAATGAATCGATATGCTGTCGGCTCCTGCCTTTAAAAAATCGGGGATATATTGCTCTGGTTTCACAATCATGAGATGGACATCAAGATGTGCCGTTGTATCCTTGCGTAAAGACTCCACAACCACAGGACCCATGGTGATGTTGGGAACAAATTGGCCGTCCATCACATCGATATGAATCCAGTCCGCGCCGCCCGCTAGAACATCTTGTACTTCTCGGCCCAAATGAGCAAAATTCGCGGACAAAATAGATGGAGCAATTAGCGAATTCCTCATCATATCCCCCTTC is a window encoding:
- the rpe gene encoding ribulose-phosphate 3-epimerase translates to MRNSLIAPSILSANFAHLGREVQDVLAGGADWIHIDVMDGQFVPNITMGPVVVESLRKDTTAHLDVHLMIVKPEQYIPDFLKAGADSISIHYEATPHVQRALDMIRSAGKKAGLALTPSTPIQVVENVLPDLDYVLVMTVNPGFGGQKYIPLMTEKVRNLRHLLDTSGYSQILIEVDGGINQNTAEAVSQAGAEILVVGSAIFGQPDRKHVIAQIREQAEHGMRQLQTH